A single genomic interval of Vulpes vulpes isolate BD-2025 chromosome 3, VulVul3, whole genome shotgun sequence harbors:
- the AGFG2 gene encoding arf-GAP domain and FG repeat-containing protein 2 isoform X4 — translation MVMAAKKGPGPGGGVSGGKAEAEAASEVWCRRVRELGGCSQAGNRHCFECAQRGVTYVDITVGSFVCTTCSGLLRGLNPPHRVKSISMTTFTEPEVVFLQSRGNEVCRKIWLGLFDARTSLIPDSRDPQKVKEFLQEKYEKKRWYVPPDQVKGPAYTKGSASTPIQGSIPEGKPLRTLLGDPVPSLSAAASTSSQSICQSQPRTSQPRSSQPPPHSSIKKASTDLLADIGGDPFAAPQVAPAFAAFPAFGGQTPSHGGFANFDAFGSSPGSSAFGSIPPAGQGPFQAQPTATASRMLTGSYSFGSSQVTPFGASPLAPSQPNSLPDMGSLLGPGASAGGIPSSVFGVAGQVPALQSAPAGGGGGSTGLAFGAFTNPFTVPPTHAPLPSTNPFQPNGLGTGSSFGMSSIGPGFPQTVPPTRAFINTFPPPVFPPQTSMTQQQNGSSFSDLGSAKLGQRQLSQPAGTSTNPFMTGSSSSPFAARPSTTNPFL, via the exons ATGGTGATGGCGGCGAAGAAGGGTCCAGGCCCCGGTGGCGGGGTCAGCGGGGGaaaggcggaggcggaggcggcctCGGAGGTGTGGTGTCGCCGGGTGCGGGAGCTGGGCGGCTGCAGCCAGGCCGGGAACCGCCACTGCTTCGAGTGCGCCCAGCGCGGGGTCACCTACGTGGATATCACCGTGGGCAGCTTCGTCTGCACCACCTGCTCCGGCCTCCT GAGAGGCCTGAACCCTCCCCATCGAGTCAAGTCCATCTCCATGACAACTTTCACTGAGCCTGAAGTAGTGTTCCTGCAATCCCGTGGAAATGAG GTTTGCAGGAAGATTTGGCTGGGTCTTTTTGATGCTCGGACATCTTTAATACCGGATTCCAGGGATCCTCAGAAGGTGAAGGAATTTCTCCAGGAAAAATATGAGAAGAAGAGATG GTATGTCCCCCCAGACCAAGTCAAGGGGCCCGCTTATACCAAAGGCAGTGCCTCCACCCCCatccagggctccatcccagaaggAAAGCCCCTGCGGACTCTTCTGGGGGATCCTGTGCCATCTCTCTCAGCTGCTGCCTCCACCTCTAGCCAG TCTATCTGTCAGTCGCAGCCTCGGACGTCCCAACCCCGGAGCTCTCAGCCACCTCCCCACTCTTCCATCAAGAAAGCCAGTACTGACTTGCTGGCCGACATAGGTGGAGACCCCTTTGCTGCTCCCCAGGTGGCACCAGCTTTTGCTGCGTTCCCAGCCTTTGGGG GCCAGACACCTTCCCATGGAGGCTTTGCCAACTTCGATGCCTTTGGCAGTAGCCCCGGCTCTTCTGCATTTGGAAGCATTCCTCCAGCTGGCCAAGGCCCCTTCCAGGCCCAGCCAACAGCCACAG CCAGTCGGATGCTAACTGGAAGTTACAGCTTTG GGAGCAGCCAGGTGACTCCATTTGGTGCCTCTCCTCTTGCACCCAGTCAGCCCAACAGCCTCCCAGACATGGGCAGCCTCCTGGGGCCCGGAGCATCAGCTGGAGGTATCCCCAGCAG CGTCTTTGGGGTGGCTGGCCAGGTCCCTGCGCTCCAGTCGGCCCCAgctggtggcggtggtggcagcACAGGGCTTGCCTTCGGAG CCTTCACCAACCCTTTTACAGTACCTCCTACTCACGCCCCGCTGCCTTCCACCAACCCGTTCCAGCCCAATGGCCTGGGCACAG GGTCCAGCTTTGGGATGAGCAGTATAGGGCCTGGCTTCCCCCAGACAGTGCCTCCCACCAGGGCCTTTATCAACACCTTCCCACCACCAGTGTTCCCCCCACAGACCTCGATGACTCAGCAGCAGAATG GCTCTTCCTTCAGCGACCTAGGATCAGCCAAGCTGGGTCAGaggcaactgagccagccagctgggACCTCTACCAACCCCTTCATG ACTGGATCCTCATCAAGCCCGTTTGCCGCCAGACCTTCAACCACCAACCCATTCTTGTAG
- the AGFG2 gene encoding arf-GAP domain and FG repeat-containing protein 2 isoform X12, with amino-acid sequence MVMAAKKGPGPGGGVSGGKAEAEAASEVWCRRVRELGGCSQAGNRHCFECAQRGVTYVDITVGSFVCTTCSGLLRGLNPPHRVKSISMTTFTEPEVVFLQSRGNEVCRKIWLGLFDARTSLIPDSRDPQKVKEFLQEKYEKKRWYVPPDQVKGPAYTKGSASTPIQGSIPEGKPLRTLLGDPVPSLSAAASTSSQSQPRTSQPRSSQPPPHSSIKKASTDLLADIGGDPFAAPQVAPAFAAFPAFGGQTPSHGGFANFDAFGSSPGSSAFGSIPPAGQGPFQAQPTATASRMLTGSYSFGSSQVTPFGASPLAPSQPNSLPDMGSLLGPGASAGGIPSSVFGVAGQVPALQSAPAGGGGGSTGLAFGVPPTHAPLPSTNPFQPNGLGTGSSFGMSSIGPGFPQTVPPTRAFINTFPPPVFPPQTSMTQQQNGSSFSDLGSAKLGQRQLSQPAGTSTNPFMTGSSSSPFAARPSTTNPFL; translated from the exons ATGGTGATGGCGGCGAAGAAGGGTCCAGGCCCCGGTGGCGGGGTCAGCGGGGGaaaggcggaggcggaggcggcctCGGAGGTGTGGTGTCGCCGGGTGCGGGAGCTGGGCGGCTGCAGCCAGGCCGGGAACCGCCACTGCTTCGAGTGCGCCCAGCGCGGGGTCACCTACGTGGATATCACCGTGGGCAGCTTCGTCTGCACCACCTGCTCCGGCCTCCT GAGAGGCCTGAACCCTCCCCATCGAGTCAAGTCCATCTCCATGACAACTTTCACTGAGCCTGAAGTAGTGTTCCTGCAATCCCGTGGAAATGAG GTTTGCAGGAAGATTTGGCTGGGTCTTTTTGATGCTCGGACATCTTTAATACCGGATTCCAGGGATCCTCAGAAGGTGAAGGAATTTCTCCAGGAAAAATATGAGAAGAAGAGATG GTATGTCCCCCCAGACCAAGTCAAGGGGCCCGCTTATACCAAAGGCAGTGCCTCCACCCCCatccagggctccatcccagaaggAAAGCCCCTGCGGACTCTTCTGGGGGATCCTGTGCCATCTCTCTCAGCTGCTGCCTCCACCTCTAGCCAG TCGCAGCCTCGGACGTCCCAACCCCGGAGCTCTCAGCCACCTCCCCACTCTTCCATCAAGAAAGCCAGTACTGACTTGCTGGCCGACATAGGTGGAGACCCCTTTGCTGCTCCCCAGGTGGCACCAGCTTTTGCTGCGTTCCCAGCCTTTGGGG GCCAGACACCTTCCCATGGAGGCTTTGCCAACTTCGATGCCTTTGGCAGTAGCCCCGGCTCTTCTGCATTTGGAAGCATTCCTCCAGCTGGCCAAGGCCCCTTCCAGGCCCAGCCAACAGCCACAG CCAGTCGGATGCTAACTGGAAGTTACAGCTTTG GGAGCAGCCAGGTGACTCCATTTGGTGCCTCTCCTCTTGCACCCAGTCAGCCCAACAGCCTCCCAGACATGGGCAGCCTCCTGGGGCCCGGAGCATCAGCTGGAGGTATCCCCAGCAG CGTCTTTGGGGTGGCTGGCCAGGTCCCTGCGCTCCAGTCGGCCCCAgctggtggcggtggtggcagcACAGGGCTTGCCTTCGGAG TACCTCCTACTCACGCCCCGCTGCCTTCCACCAACCCGTTCCAGCCCAATGGCCTGGGCACAG GGTCCAGCTTTGGGATGAGCAGTATAGGGCCTGGCTTCCCCCAGACAGTGCCTCCCACCAGGGCCTTTATCAACACCTTCCCACCACCAGTGTTCCCCCCACAGACCTCGATGACTCAGCAGCAGAATG GCTCTTCCTTCAGCGACCTAGGATCAGCCAAGCTGGGTCAGaggcaactgagccagccagctgggACCTCTACCAACCCCTTCATG ACTGGATCCTCATCAAGCCCGTTTGCCGCCAGACCTTCAACCACCAACCCATTCTTGTAG
- the AGFG2 gene encoding arf-GAP domain and FG repeat-containing protein 2 isoform X16, producing MVMAAKKGPGPGGGVSGGKAEAEAASEVWCRRVRELGGCSQAGNRHCFECAQRGVTYVDITVGSFVCTTCSGLLRGLNPPHRVKSISMTTFTEPEVVFLQSRGNEVCRKIWLGLFDARTSLIPDSRDPQKVKEFLQEKYEKKRWYVPPDQVKGPAYTKGSASTPIQGSIPEGKPLRTLLGDPVPSLSAAASTSSQSICQSQPRTSQPRSSQPPPHSSIKKASTDLLADIGGDPFAAPQVAPAFAAFPAFGGQTPSHGGFANFDAFGSSPGSSAFGSIPPAGQGPFQAQPTATGSSQVTPFGASPLAPSQPNSLPDMGSLLGPGASAGGIPSSVFGVAGQVPALQSAPAGGGGGSTGLAFGVPPTHAPLPSTNPFQPNGLGTGSSFGMSSIGPGFPQTVPPTRAFINTFPPPVFPPQTSMTQQQNGSSFSDLGSAKLGQRQLSQPAGTSTNPFMTGSSSSPFAARPSTTNPFL from the exons ATGGTGATGGCGGCGAAGAAGGGTCCAGGCCCCGGTGGCGGGGTCAGCGGGGGaaaggcggaggcggaggcggcctCGGAGGTGTGGTGTCGCCGGGTGCGGGAGCTGGGCGGCTGCAGCCAGGCCGGGAACCGCCACTGCTTCGAGTGCGCCCAGCGCGGGGTCACCTACGTGGATATCACCGTGGGCAGCTTCGTCTGCACCACCTGCTCCGGCCTCCT GAGAGGCCTGAACCCTCCCCATCGAGTCAAGTCCATCTCCATGACAACTTTCACTGAGCCTGAAGTAGTGTTCCTGCAATCCCGTGGAAATGAG GTTTGCAGGAAGATTTGGCTGGGTCTTTTTGATGCTCGGACATCTTTAATACCGGATTCCAGGGATCCTCAGAAGGTGAAGGAATTTCTCCAGGAAAAATATGAGAAGAAGAGATG GTATGTCCCCCCAGACCAAGTCAAGGGGCCCGCTTATACCAAAGGCAGTGCCTCCACCCCCatccagggctccatcccagaaggAAAGCCCCTGCGGACTCTTCTGGGGGATCCTGTGCCATCTCTCTCAGCTGCTGCCTCCACCTCTAGCCAG TCTATCTGTCAGTCGCAGCCTCGGACGTCCCAACCCCGGAGCTCTCAGCCACCTCCCCACTCTTCCATCAAGAAAGCCAGTACTGACTTGCTGGCCGACATAGGTGGAGACCCCTTTGCTGCTCCCCAGGTGGCACCAGCTTTTGCTGCGTTCCCAGCCTTTGGGG GCCAGACACCTTCCCATGGAGGCTTTGCCAACTTCGATGCCTTTGGCAGTAGCCCCGGCTCTTCTGCATTTGGAAGCATTCCTCCAGCTGGCCAAGGCCCCTTCCAGGCCCAGCCAACAGCCACAG GGAGCAGCCAGGTGACTCCATTTGGTGCCTCTCCTCTTGCACCCAGTCAGCCCAACAGCCTCCCAGACATGGGCAGCCTCCTGGGGCCCGGAGCATCAGCTGGAGGTATCCCCAGCAG CGTCTTTGGGGTGGCTGGCCAGGTCCCTGCGCTCCAGTCGGCCCCAgctggtggcggtggtggcagcACAGGGCTTGCCTTCGGAG TACCTCCTACTCACGCCCCGCTGCCTTCCACCAACCCGTTCCAGCCCAATGGCCTGGGCACAG GGTCCAGCTTTGGGATGAGCAGTATAGGGCCTGGCTTCCCCCAGACAGTGCCTCCCACCAGGGCCTTTATCAACACCTTCCCACCACCAGTGTTCCCCCCACAGACCTCGATGACTCAGCAGCAGAATG GCTCTTCCTTCAGCGACCTAGGATCAGCCAAGCTGGGTCAGaggcaactgagccagccagctgggACCTCTACCAACCCCTTCATG ACTGGATCCTCATCAAGCCCGTTTGCCGCCAGACCTTCAACCACCAACCCATTCTTGTAG
- the AGFG2 gene encoding arf-GAP domain and FG repeat-containing protein 2 isoform X19, which produces MVMAAKKGPGPGGGVSGGKAEAEAASEVWCRRVRELGGCSQAGNRHCFECAQRGVTYVDITVGSFVCTTCSGLLRGLNPPHRVKSISMTTFTEPEVVFLQSRGNEVCRKIWLGLFDARTSLIPDSRDPQKVKEFLQEKYEKKRWYVPPDQVKGPAYTKGSASTPIQGSIPEGKPLRTLLGDPVPSLSAAASTSSQSICQSQPRTSQPRSSQPPPHSSIKKASTDLLADIGGDPFAAPQVAPAFAAFPAFGGQTPSHGGFANFDAFGSSPGSSAFGSIPPAGQGPFQAQPTATASRMLTGSYSFGSSQVTPFGASPLAPSQPNSLPDMGSLLGPGASAGGIPSSVFGVAGQVPALQSAPAGGGGGSTGLAFGGSSFGMSSIGPGFPQTVPPTRAFINTFPPPVFPPQTSMTQQQNGSSFSDLGSAKLGQRQLSQPAGTSTNPFMTGSSSSPFAARPSTTNPFL; this is translated from the exons ATGGTGATGGCGGCGAAGAAGGGTCCAGGCCCCGGTGGCGGGGTCAGCGGGGGaaaggcggaggcggaggcggcctCGGAGGTGTGGTGTCGCCGGGTGCGGGAGCTGGGCGGCTGCAGCCAGGCCGGGAACCGCCACTGCTTCGAGTGCGCCCAGCGCGGGGTCACCTACGTGGATATCACCGTGGGCAGCTTCGTCTGCACCACCTGCTCCGGCCTCCT GAGAGGCCTGAACCCTCCCCATCGAGTCAAGTCCATCTCCATGACAACTTTCACTGAGCCTGAAGTAGTGTTCCTGCAATCCCGTGGAAATGAG GTTTGCAGGAAGATTTGGCTGGGTCTTTTTGATGCTCGGACATCTTTAATACCGGATTCCAGGGATCCTCAGAAGGTGAAGGAATTTCTCCAGGAAAAATATGAGAAGAAGAGATG GTATGTCCCCCCAGACCAAGTCAAGGGGCCCGCTTATACCAAAGGCAGTGCCTCCACCCCCatccagggctccatcccagaaggAAAGCCCCTGCGGACTCTTCTGGGGGATCCTGTGCCATCTCTCTCAGCTGCTGCCTCCACCTCTAGCCAG TCTATCTGTCAGTCGCAGCCTCGGACGTCCCAACCCCGGAGCTCTCAGCCACCTCCCCACTCTTCCATCAAGAAAGCCAGTACTGACTTGCTGGCCGACATAGGTGGAGACCCCTTTGCTGCTCCCCAGGTGGCACCAGCTTTTGCTGCGTTCCCAGCCTTTGGGG GCCAGACACCTTCCCATGGAGGCTTTGCCAACTTCGATGCCTTTGGCAGTAGCCCCGGCTCTTCTGCATTTGGAAGCATTCCTCCAGCTGGCCAAGGCCCCTTCCAGGCCCAGCCAACAGCCACAG CCAGTCGGATGCTAACTGGAAGTTACAGCTTTG GGAGCAGCCAGGTGACTCCATTTGGTGCCTCTCCTCTTGCACCCAGTCAGCCCAACAGCCTCCCAGACATGGGCAGCCTCCTGGGGCCCGGAGCATCAGCTGGAGGTATCCCCAGCAG CGTCTTTGGGGTGGCTGGCCAGGTCCCTGCGCTCCAGTCGGCCCCAgctggtggcggtggtggcagcACAGGGCTTGCCTTCGGAG GGTCCAGCTTTGGGATGAGCAGTATAGGGCCTGGCTTCCCCCAGACAGTGCCTCCCACCAGGGCCTTTATCAACACCTTCCCACCACCAGTGTTCCCCCCACAGACCTCGATGACTCAGCAGCAGAATG GCTCTTCCTTCAGCGACCTAGGATCAGCCAAGCTGGGTCAGaggcaactgagccagccagctgggACCTCTACCAACCCCTTCATG ACTGGATCCTCATCAAGCCCGTTTGCCGCCAGACCTTCAACCACCAACCCATTCTTGTAG
- the AGFG2 gene encoding arf-GAP domain and FG repeat-containing protein 2 isoform X9 has product MVMAAKKGPGPGGGVSGGKAEAEAASEVWCRRVRELGGCSQAGNRHCFECAQRGVTYVDITVGSFVCTTCSGLLRGLNPPHRVKSISMTTFTEPEVVFLQSRGNEVCRKIWLGLFDARTSLIPDSRDPQKVKEFLQEKYEKKRWYVPPDQVKGPAYTKGSASTPIQGSIPEGKPLRTLLGDPVPSLSAAASTSSQSICQSQPRTSQPRSSQPPPHSSIKKASTDLLADIGGDPFAAPQVAPAFAAFPAFGGQTPSHGGFANFDAFGSSPGSSAFGSIPPAGQGPFQAQPTATASRMLTGSYSFGSSQVTPFGASPLAPSQPNSLPDMGSLLGPGASAGGIPSSVFGVAGQVPALQSAPAGGGGGSTGLAFGVPPTHAPLPSTNPFQPNGLGTGSSFGMSSIGPGFPQTVPPTRAFINTFPPPVFPPQTSMTQQQNGSSFSDLGSAKLGQRQLSQPAGTSTNPFMTGSSSSPFAARPSTTNPFL; this is encoded by the exons ATGGTGATGGCGGCGAAGAAGGGTCCAGGCCCCGGTGGCGGGGTCAGCGGGGGaaaggcggaggcggaggcggcctCGGAGGTGTGGTGTCGCCGGGTGCGGGAGCTGGGCGGCTGCAGCCAGGCCGGGAACCGCCACTGCTTCGAGTGCGCCCAGCGCGGGGTCACCTACGTGGATATCACCGTGGGCAGCTTCGTCTGCACCACCTGCTCCGGCCTCCT GAGAGGCCTGAACCCTCCCCATCGAGTCAAGTCCATCTCCATGACAACTTTCACTGAGCCTGAAGTAGTGTTCCTGCAATCCCGTGGAAATGAG GTTTGCAGGAAGATTTGGCTGGGTCTTTTTGATGCTCGGACATCTTTAATACCGGATTCCAGGGATCCTCAGAAGGTGAAGGAATTTCTCCAGGAAAAATATGAGAAGAAGAGATG GTATGTCCCCCCAGACCAAGTCAAGGGGCCCGCTTATACCAAAGGCAGTGCCTCCACCCCCatccagggctccatcccagaaggAAAGCCCCTGCGGACTCTTCTGGGGGATCCTGTGCCATCTCTCTCAGCTGCTGCCTCCACCTCTAGCCAG TCTATCTGTCAGTCGCAGCCTCGGACGTCCCAACCCCGGAGCTCTCAGCCACCTCCCCACTCTTCCATCAAGAAAGCCAGTACTGACTTGCTGGCCGACATAGGTGGAGACCCCTTTGCTGCTCCCCAGGTGGCACCAGCTTTTGCTGCGTTCCCAGCCTTTGGGG GCCAGACACCTTCCCATGGAGGCTTTGCCAACTTCGATGCCTTTGGCAGTAGCCCCGGCTCTTCTGCATTTGGAAGCATTCCTCCAGCTGGCCAAGGCCCCTTCCAGGCCCAGCCAACAGCCACAG CCAGTCGGATGCTAACTGGAAGTTACAGCTTTG GGAGCAGCCAGGTGACTCCATTTGGTGCCTCTCCTCTTGCACCCAGTCAGCCCAACAGCCTCCCAGACATGGGCAGCCTCCTGGGGCCCGGAGCATCAGCTGGAGGTATCCCCAGCAG CGTCTTTGGGGTGGCTGGCCAGGTCCCTGCGCTCCAGTCGGCCCCAgctggtggcggtggtggcagcACAGGGCTTGCCTTCGGAG TACCTCCTACTCACGCCCCGCTGCCTTCCACCAACCCGTTCCAGCCCAATGGCCTGGGCACAG GGTCCAGCTTTGGGATGAGCAGTATAGGGCCTGGCTTCCCCCAGACAGTGCCTCCCACCAGGGCCTTTATCAACACCTTCCCACCACCAGTGTTCCCCCCACAGACCTCGATGACTCAGCAGCAGAATG GCTCTTCCTTCAGCGACCTAGGATCAGCCAAGCTGGGTCAGaggcaactgagccagccagctgggACCTCTACCAACCCCTTCATG ACTGGATCCTCATCAAGCCCGTTTGCCGCCAGACCTTCAACCACCAACCCATTCTTGTAG
- the AGFG2 gene encoding arf-GAP domain and FG repeat-containing protein 2 isoform X21 yields MVMAAKKGPGPGGGVSGGKAEAEAASEVWCRRVRELGGCSQAGNRHCFECAQRGVTYVDITVGSFVCTTCSGLLRGLNPPHRVKSISMTTFTEPEVVFLQSRGNEVCRKIWLGLFDARTSLIPDSRDPQKVKEFLQEKYEKKRCLAILSQRYVPPDQVKGPAYTKGSASTPIQGSIPEGKPLRTLLGDPVPSLSAAASTSSQSICQSQPRTSQPRSSQPPPHSSIKKASTDLLADIGGDPFAAPQVAPAFAAFPAFGGQTPSHGGFANFDAFGSSPGSSAFGSIPPAGQGPFQAQPTATGSSQVTPFGASPLAPSQPNSLPDMGSLLGPGASAGGIPSSVFGVAGQVPALQSAPAGGGGGSTGLAFGGSSFGMSSIGPGFPQTVPPTRAFINTFPPPVFPPQTSMTQQQNGSSFSDLGSAKLGQRQLSQPAGTSTNPFMTGSSSSPFAARPSTTNPFL; encoded by the exons ATGGTGATGGCGGCGAAGAAGGGTCCAGGCCCCGGTGGCGGGGTCAGCGGGGGaaaggcggaggcggaggcggcctCGGAGGTGTGGTGTCGCCGGGTGCGGGAGCTGGGCGGCTGCAGCCAGGCCGGGAACCGCCACTGCTTCGAGTGCGCCCAGCGCGGGGTCACCTACGTGGATATCACCGTGGGCAGCTTCGTCTGCACCACCTGCTCCGGCCTCCT GAGAGGCCTGAACCCTCCCCATCGAGTCAAGTCCATCTCCATGACAACTTTCACTGAGCCTGAAGTAGTGTTCCTGCAATCCCGTGGAAATGAG GTTTGCAGGAAGATTTGGCTGGGTCTTTTTGATGCTCGGACATCTTTAATACCGGATTCCAGGGATCCTCAGAAGGTGAAGGAATTTCTCCAGGAAAAATATGAGAAGAAGAGATG CCTGGCTATTCTTTCTCAAAGGTATGTCCCCCCAGACCAAGTCAAGGGGCCCGCTTATACCAAAGGCAGTGCCTCCACCCCCatccagggctccatcccagaaggAAAGCCCCTGCGGACTCTTCTGGGGGATCCTGTGCCATCTCTCTCAGCTGCTGCCTCCACCTCTAGCCAG TCTATCTGTCAGTCGCAGCCTCGGACGTCCCAACCCCGGAGCTCTCAGCCACCTCCCCACTCTTCCATCAAGAAAGCCAGTACTGACTTGCTGGCCGACATAGGTGGAGACCCCTTTGCTGCTCCCCAGGTGGCACCAGCTTTTGCTGCGTTCCCAGCCTTTGGGG GCCAGACACCTTCCCATGGAGGCTTTGCCAACTTCGATGCCTTTGGCAGTAGCCCCGGCTCTTCTGCATTTGGAAGCATTCCTCCAGCTGGCCAAGGCCCCTTCCAGGCCCAGCCAACAGCCACAG GGAGCAGCCAGGTGACTCCATTTGGTGCCTCTCCTCTTGCACCCAGTCAGCCCAACAGCCTCCCAGACATGGGCAGCCTCCTGGGGCCCGGAGCATCAGCTGGAGGTATCCCCAGCAG CGTCTTTGGGGTGGCTGGCCAGGTCCCTGCGCTCCAGTCGGCCCCAgctggtggcggtggtggcagcACAGGGCTTGCCTTCGGAG GGTCCAGCTTTGGGATGAGCAGTATAGGGCCTGGCTTCCCCCAGACAGTGCCTCCCACCAGGGCCTTTATCAACACCTTCCCACCACCAGTGTTCCCCCCACAGACCTCGATGACTCAGCAGCAGAATG GCTCTTCCTTCAGCGACCTAGGATCAGCCAAGCTGGGTCAGaggcaactgagccagccagctgggACCTCTACCAACCCCTTCATG ACTGGATCCTCATCAAGCCCGTTTGCCGCCAGACCTTCAACCACCAACCCATTCTTGTAG
- the AGFG2 gene encoding arf-GAP domain and FG repeat-containing protein 2 isoform X11 has protein sequence MVMAAKKGPGPGGGVSGGKAEAEAASEVWCRRVRELGGCSQAGNRHCFECAQRGVTYVDITVGSFVCTTCSGLLRGLNPPHRVKSISMTTFTEPEVVFLQSRGNEVCRKIWLGLFDARTSLIPDSRDPQKVKEFLQEKYEKKRWYVPPDQVKGPAYTKGSASTPIQGSIPEGKPLRTLLGDPVPSLSAAASTSSQSICQSQPRTSQPRSSQPPPHSSIKKASTDLLADIGGDPFAAPQVAPAFAAFPAFGGQTPSHGGFANFDAFGSSPGSSAFGSIPPAGQGPFQAQPTATGSSQVTPFGASPLAPSQPNSLPDMGSLLGPGASAGGIPSSVFGVAGQVPALQSAPAGGGGGSTGLAFGAFTNPFTVPPTHAPLPSTNPFQPNGLGTGSSFGMSSIGPGFPQTVPPTRAFINTFPPPVFPPQTSMTQQQNGSSFSDLGSAKLGQRQLSQPAGTSTNPFMTGSSSSPFAARPSTTNPFL, from the exons ATGGTGATGGCGGCGAAGAAGGGTCCAGGCCCCGGTGGCGGGGTCAGCGGGGGaaaggcggaggcggaggcggcctCGGAGGTGTGGTGTCGCCGGGTGCGGGAGCTGGGCGGCTGCAGCCAGGCCGGGAACCGCCACTGCTTCGAGTGCGCCCAGCGCGGGGTCACCTACGTGGATATCACCGTGGGCAGCTTCGTCTGCACCACCTGCTCCGGCCTCCT GAGAGGCCTGAACCCTCCCCATCGAGTCAAGTCCATCTCCATGACAACTTTCACTGAGCCTGAAGTAGTGTTCCTGCAATCCCGTGGAAATGAG GTTTGCAGGAAGATTTGGCTGGGTCTTTTTGATGCTCGGACATCTTTAATACCGGATTCCAGGGATCCTCAGAAGGTGAAGGAATTTCTCCAGGAAAAATATGAGAAGAAGAGATG GTATGTCCCCCCAGACCAAGTCAAGGGGCCCGCTTATACCAAAGGCAGTGCCTCCACCCCCatccagggctccatcccagaaggAAAGCCCCTGCGGACTCTTCTGGGGGATCCTGTGCCATCTCTCTCAGCTGCTGCCTCCACCTCTAGCCAG TCTATCTGTCAGTCGCAGCCTCGGACGTCCCAACCCCGGAGCTCTCAGCCACCTCCCCACTCTTCCATCAAGAAAGCCAGTACTGACTTGCTGGCCGACATAGGTGGAGACCCCTTTGCTGCTCCCCAGGTGGCACCAGCTTTTGCTGCGTTCCCAGCCTTTGGGG GCCAGACACCTTCCCATGGAGGCTTTGCCAACTTCGATGCCTTTGGCAGTAGCCCCGGCTCTTCTGCATTTGGAAGCATTCCTCCAGCTGGCCAAGGCCCCTTCCAGGCCCAGCCAACAGCCACAG GGAGCAGCCAGGTGACTCCATTTGGTGCCTCTCCTCTTGCACCCAGTCAGCCCAACAGCCTCCCAGACATGGGCAGCCTCCTGGGGCCCGGAGCATCAGCTGGAGGTATCCCCAGCAG CGTCTTTGGGGTGGCTGGCCAGGTCCCTGCGCTCCAGTCGGCCCCAgctggtggcggtggtggcagcACAGGGCTTGCCTTCGGAG CCTTCACCAACCCTTTTACAGTACCTCCTACTCACGCCCCGCTGCCTTCCACCAACCCGTTCCAGCCCAATGGCCTGGGCACAG GGTCCAGCTTTGGGATGAGCAGTATAGGGCCTGGCTTCCCCCAGACAGTGCCTCCCACCAGGGCCTTTATCAACACCTTCCCACCACCAGTGTTCCCCCCACAGACCTCGATGACTCAGCAGCAGAATG GCTCTTCCTTCAGCGACCTAGGATCAGCCAAGCTGGGTCAGaggcaactgagccagccagctgggACCTCTACCAACCCCTTCATG ACTGGATCCTCATCAAGCCCGTTTGCCGCCAGACCTTCAACCACCAACCCATTCTTGTAG